In a genomic window of bacterium:
- a CDS encoding thiamine pyrophosphate-dependent enzyme, which translates to HPVAAGVPGDLAASLAALRAALGGTRGAAGSTPAAATAPAGDPYEAAAEAVAAVLGPEDILVEEAISARTAVLSRIPRTVPGSLFGEKGGTIGWGMPAALGVKLGRPDRRVLAMVGDGGVLMAAQSLWTAARYGIAVTFVVLNNRGYTILKHGLAGLGGQAARAGTYPGTDVPGVDLVGMARSFGVAAEQVGVSELPRALRRALGAPGPVLLDVPLDVPVRPL; encoded by the coding sequence CATCCGGTCGCGGCCGGCGTGCCCGGCGACCTCGCGGCGTCGCTCGCCGCCCTGCGCGCCGCGCTCGGGGGGACGCGCGGGGCGGCGGGGTCGACGCCTGCCGCCGCGACGGCTCCGGCCGGCGATCCGTACGAAGCCGCGGCCGAGGCCGTGGCCGCGGTACTCGGCCCCGAGGACATCCTGGTCGAGGAGGCCATTTCCGCGCGCACGGCGGTGTTGTCGCGCATCCCGCGGACGGTCCCGGGGTCGCTCTTCGGCGAGAAGGGCGGGACGATCGGGTGGGGCATGCCGGCGGCGTTGGGCGTGAAACTGGGCCGCCCGGACCGGCGCGTGCTGGCCATGGTCGGCGATGGCGGCGTCTTGATGGCCGCGCAGAGTCTCTGGACGGCCGCGCGTTACGGCATCGCGGTGACCTTTGTGGTCCTGAACAACCGCGGCTACACGATTCTCAAGCACGGGCTGGCCGGCCTCGGCGGCCAGGCGGCGCGGGCGGGCACATATCCGGGAACGGATGTGCCCGGCGTGGACCTGGTCGGCATGGCACGGTCGTTTGGGGTCGCGGCGGAGCAGGTGGGCGTTTCCGAACTTCCCCGCGCGCTCCGGCGCGCGCTCGGGGCGCCCGGGCCCGTTC